A window from Anser cygnoides isolate HZ-2024a breed goose chromosome 1, Taihu_goose_T2T_genome, whole genome shotgun sequence encodes these proteins:
- the LOC106043431 gene encoding trifunctional purine biosynthetic protein adenosine-3-like isoform X1, which yields MADRVLVIGSGGREHALAWKLAQSPHVKQVFVAPGNAGTADNGKISNSAVLVSNHTIVTQFCKDHNIGLVLVGQEALLAAGIVDDLRAAGVRCFGPSAKAAQLASNTSFAKAFLDRHGIPTARWKAFTNPQEACRFIISTDFPARVVRARGPAARKEVTIAASKEEACRAVQEIMQDRMFGEMVVIEELLQGEELSCLCFTDGVTVASMPPAQAHKRLLDGDQGPNTGGMGAYCPVPQVPEVLLEKINDAILQHVVDSMRQEGAAYVGVLQTGLMLTKDGVKILNFKCQFGDPQCQVILPLLKNDFYEVIQATIDGKLCSFMPAWSENSTAVCVVMASPGYPGDYDKGMEVTGLLQAKELGLQVFHAGTTLKDGRVVTSGGRVLSITAVKEDLMKALGEANRGVAAIRFKGATYRKDIGHRGIRLLKQSLGLIYKERCVEAVTNDVLFHQPKRSIVSGTRSGSHSEIRGFAGFFDLKASGYDDPILVSQTKGLGSKLQVAQACKRHDTIGQDLVAVCVNDILAQGAEPLFFLTYFACGKLDVDVTQTIKEGIAEACRSAGCAFLGREMAEVTGMYSSGEYDLAGFVVGAVERGQMLLGLQRADEEDVFIGLASSAIHGRGFSIIRKILLMSSLHYSSPAPGSCGDKTLGDILLTPAKPYSPSLLPVLRSGHVKAFAFIAEEGLLEGISRVLPEHVSAVLDALSWKIPEIFCWLYKEGNLSEEEMAWTFNCGIGAVLVVQKELAQHVLKDVQRHEEAWLIGEVVAPCHTGGSHIKVKNLLEALQLSSPQHLLNNAVVESQHQPRRNKVKVAVLVSGTGTNLAALISYAKEPGSCAQVVLVISNKSGVEELRNAARAGIPTRVIDHKLYGSRSEFDSTIDQVLEEFAVELICLSGFMRILSSPFLRKWKGKILNASPSLFPAIKGGNVRQQSLQTGFKVTGCTVHFVLEESCPKAVIHQEPVSVKADDTEETLSERVKEAECRAFPIALQLVASGAVQLGADGKTRWKQEGQSLCLQGEKSDCASSPVMLEPQENDVV from the exons ATGGCTGATCGGGTGCTTGTGATCGGCAGTGGAGGGAGAGAGCATGCGCTGGCCTGGAAGCTGGCCCAGTCCCCACATGTAAAACAAGTGTTTGTTGCTCCAGGAAATGCAGGAACAGCTGACAATGGAAAAATTTCCAATTCAg ctgtATTAGTGAGCAATCACACTATTGTTACCCAGTTCTGCAAAGATCATAATATTGGGCTTGTGCTAGTTGGACAAGAAGCTCTTCTGGCAGCTG GGATTGTCGATGACTTGCGAGCAGCTGGAGTTAGGTGTTTTGGACCATCTGCAAAAGCAGCCCAGCTAGCATCCAACACCAGCTTTGCCAAAGCCTTTCTGGATCGACACGGGATCCCAACAGCAAGATGGAAAGCCTTTACCAATCCCCAGGAAGCTTGTAGGTTTATTATCAG cacAGACTTTCCTGCACGAGTTGTACGGGCGAGGGGCCCTGCGGCTAGAAAAGAAGTGACTATTGCAGCCAGCAAGGAGGAAGCCTGCAGAGCTGTCCAAGAGATTATGCAG GACAGGATGTTTGGAGAGATGGTTGTCATTGAAGAACTTCTTCAAGGGGAAGAACTTTCT TGCCTGTGCTTCACGGATGGTGTCACTGTTGCCTCAATGCCTCCAGCCCAGGCCCACAAACGATTATTGGATGGCGACCAGGGCCCAAACACTGGAGGGATGGGAGCCTACTGCCCAGTTCCTCAG GTTCCAGAAGTTCTTCTAGAGAAAATCAATGATGCTATCCTTCAACATGTTGTTGATAGTATGAGACAAGAAGGAGCAGCATACGTAG GTGTGCTGCAGACAGGGTTAATGCTTACCAAAGACGGTGTgaaaattttaaactttaaatgtCAGTTTGGTGACCCTCAGTGCCAG GTAATTCTTCCACtgcttaaaaatgatttttatgaaGTGATTCAAGCAACAATTGATGGCAAACTCTGCAGCTTCATGCCAGCCTGGTCAGAAAACAGTACAGCTGTGTGTGTGGTCATGGCAAGTCCAGGATACCCAGGAGACTATGACAAAGGCATGGAAGTAACAG GGCTGCTTCAAGCCAAAGAGTTAGGGCTGCAGGTGTTCCATGCTGGCACAACGCTGAAGGACGGCAGAGTGGTTACAAGTGGTGGCAGAGTCCTCTCCATTACCGCTGTTAAGGAGGATCTGATGAAGGCACTGGGAGAAGCCAACAGGGGAGTAGCAGCCATTCGTTTCAAGGGTGCCACTTACAGGAAGGACATTGGCCATCGGGGTATACGGCTTCTCAAACAGTCTCT GGGTCTGATATACAAAGAGAGATGTGTGGAAGCTGTAACCAatgatgttttgtttcatcAGCCAAAAAGATCAATTGTAAGTGGTACCAGATCAG GCAGTCATTCAGAAATAAGAGGCTTTGCTGGTTTCTTTGACTTAAAGGCATCTGGTTATGATGATCCCATCTTGGTATCTCAAACTAAAGGCCTTGGATCTAAACTGCAG GTTGCACAAGCGTGTAAGAGACATGACACCATAGGGCAGGACCTGGTTGCCGTGTGTGTCAATGACATCCTGGCTCAAGGAGCAGagcccctcttcttcctcacctATTTTGCCTGTGGCAAACTTGATGTCGATGTGACTCAGACAATCAAAGAAGGAATAGCTGAAGCATGCAGAAGTGCAGGATGCGCTTTCCTAG GCAGGGAGATGGCTGAGGTGACTGGCATGTATTCTTCTGGAGAGTATGACCTGGCTGGCTTTGTGGTTGGTGCAGTGGAGCGAGGGCAGATGCTTTtggggctgcagagggctgATGAGGAAGATGTATTTATTGGACTGGCCTCTTCTGCGATTCATGGCCGTGGCTTTAGCATCATAAGGAAGATACTCTTAATGTCCTCCTTACACTACTCCTCCCCAGCGCCTGGCAGCTGCGGTGACAAGACTCTAG GAGATATATTGCTGACCCCAGCAAAACCGTACAGTCCGTCTTTGCTGCCTGTTCTTCGCTCAGGGCACGTGAAGGCTTTTGCCTTTATTGCTGAGGAAGGGTTGCTGGAAGGCATCTCCAGAGTCCTGCCAGAACATGTCAGTGCTGTCCTGG atgcacTTAGTTGGAAGATTCCTGAAATCTTCTGCTGGCTTTACAAAGAGGGAAACCTCTCTGAGGAGGAGATGGCTTGGACATTTAATTGCGGGATTGGTGCGGTCTTGGTTGTGCAGAAGGAGCTGGCCCAGCATGTTCTCAAGGATGTACAGAGACATGAGGAAGCTTGGCTGATTGGGGAAGTTGTTGCCCCTTGTCACACAG GAGGTTCTCACATCAAAGTCAAGAATCTTCTTGAagctctgcagctcagcagcccccagcacctgcTGAATAACGCTGTTGTAGAGAGTCAACACCAGCCCAGAAGGAACAAAGTTAAAGTAGCTGTTCTCGTCTCTGGAACAG gcACAAATCTTGCTGCGCTCATCAGTTATGCCAAAGAACCAGGCAGTTGCGCTCAAGTTGTGCTTGTCATCTCCAACAAGTCTGGTGTGGAGGAGCTACGAAATGCAGCCCGTGCTGGGATTCCCACCAGG GTGATTGATCATAAGTTATATGGGAGTCGCTCTGAGTTTGACAGCACAATCGACCAAGTTCTTGAAGAATTTGCTGTTGAACTGATATGTCTTTCAGGATTTATGAGAATTCTGTCCAgtccttttctcagaaaatggaaag GGAAAATTCTGAATGCTTCCCCATCGCTTTTCCCAGCAATCAAGGGTGGAAATGTCCGTCAGCAATCCCTGCAAACTGGATTCAAAGTCACAGGCTGCACTGTGCATTTTGTCCTG GAGGAGTCTTGCCCCAAAGCCGTGATCCACCAGGAGCCGGTATCCGTGAAGGCAGATGACACCGAGGAGACGCTGTCGGAGAGGGTTAAAGAAGCCGAGTGCCGGGCTTTTCCCATCGCCCTGCAGCTGGTGGCCAGCGGAGCAGTGCAGCTAGGAGCTGACGGTAAAACCCGCTGGAAACAAGAGGGACAAAGTCTGTGCCTTCAAGGGGAGAAGAGTGACTGCGCTTCCTCTCCCGTGATGCTGGAGCCACAGGAAAATGATGTGGTGTAG
- the LOC106043431 gene encoding trifunctional purine biosynthetic protein adenosine-3-like isoform X2 encodes MADRVLVIGSGGREHALAWKLAQSPHVKQVFVAPGNAGTADNGKISNSAVLVSNHTIVTQFCKDHNIGLVLVGQEALLAAGIVDDLRAAGVRCFGPSAKAAQLASNTSFAKAFLDRHGIPTARWKAFTNPQEACRFIISTDFPARVVRARGPAARKEVTIAASKEEACRAVQEIMQDRMFGEMVVIEELLQGEELSCLCFTDGVTVASMPPAQAHKRLLDGDQGPNTGGMGAYCPVPQVPEVLLEKINDAILQHVVDSMRQEGAAYVGVLQTGLMLTKDGVKILNFKCQFGDPQCQVILPLLKNDFYEVIQATIDGKLCSFMPAWSENSTAVCVVMASPGYPGDYDKGMEVTGLLQAKELGLQVFHAGTTLKDGRVVTSGGRVLSITAVKEDLMKALGEANRGVAAIRFKGATYRKDIGHRGIRLLKQSLGLIYKERCVEAVTNDVLFHQPKRSIVSGTRSGSHSEIRGFAGFFDLKASGYDDPILVSQTKGLGSKLQVAQACKRHDTIGQDLVAVCVNDILAQGAEPLFFLTYFACGKLDVDVTQTIKEGIAEACRSAGCAFLGREMAEVTGMYSSGEYDLAGFVVGAVERGQMLLGLQRADEEDVFIGLASSAIHGRGFSIIRKILLMSSLHYSSPAPGSCGDKTLGDILLTPAKPYSPSLLPVLRSGHVKAFAFIAEEGLLEGISRVLPEHVSAVLDALSWKIPEIFCWLYKEGNLSEEEMAWTFNCGIGAVLVVQKELAQHVLKDVQRHEEAWLIGEVVAPCHTGGSHIKVKNLLEALQLSSPQHLLNNAVVESQHQPRRNKVKVAVLVSGTGTNLAALISYAKEPGSCAQVVLVISNKSGVEELRNAARAGIPTRVIDHKLYGSRSEFDSTIDQVLEEFAVELICLSGFMRILSSPFLRKWKVKALSAFLH; translated from the exons ATGGCTGATCGGGTGCTTGTGATCGGCAGTGGAGGGAGAGAGCATGCGCTGGCCTGGAAGCTGGCCCAGTCCCCACATGTAAAACAAGTGTTTGTTGCTCCAGGAAATGCAGGAACAGCTGACAATGGAAAAATTTCCAATTCAg ctgtATTAGTGAGCAATCACACTATTGTTACCCAGTTCTGCAAAGATCATAATATTGGGCTTGTGCTAGTTGGACAAGAAGCTCTTCTGGCAGCTG GGATTGTCGATGACTTGCGAGCAGCTGGAGTTAGGTGTTTTGGACCATCTGCAAAAGCAGCCCAGCTAGCATCCAACACCAGCTTTGCCAAAGCCTTTCTGGATCGACACGGGATCCCAACAGCAAGATGGAAAGCCTTTACCAATCCCCAGGAAGCTTGTAGGTTTATTATCAG cacAGACTTTCCTGCACGAGTTGTACGGGCGAGGGGCCCTGCGGCTAGAAAAGAAGTGACTATTGCAGCCAGCAAGGAGGAAGCCTGCAGAGCTGTCCAAGAGATTATGCAG GACAGGATGTTTGGAGAGATGGTTGTCATTGAAGAACTTCTTCAAGGGGAAGAACTTTCT TGCCTGTGCTTCACGGATGGTGTCACTGTTGCCTCAATGCCTCCAGCCCAGGCCCACAAACGATTATTGGATGGCGACCAGGGCCCAAACACTGGAGGGATGGGAGCCTACTGCCCAGTTCCTCAG GTTCCAGAAGTTCTTCTAGAGAAAATCAATGATGCTATCCTTCAACATGTTGTTGATAGTATGAGACAAGAAGGAGCAGCATACGTAG GTGTGCTGCAGACAGGGTTAATGCTTACCAAAGACGGTGTgaaaattttaaactttaaatgtCAGTTTGGTGACCCTCAGTGCCAG GTAATTCTTCCACtgcttaaaaatgatttttatgaaGTGATTCAAGCAACAATTGATGGCAAACTCTGCAGCTTCATGCCAGCCTGGTCAGAAAACAGTACAGCTGTGTGTGTGGTCATGGCAAGTCCAGGATACCCAGGAGACTATGACAAAGGCATGGAAGTAACAG GGCTGCTTCAAGCCAAAGAGTTAGGGCTGCAGGTGTTCCATGCTGGCACAACGCTGAAGGACGGCAGAGTGGTTACAAGTGGTGGCAGAGTCCTCTCCATTACCGCTGTTAAGGAGGATCTGATGAAGGCACTGGGAGAAGCCAACAGGGGAGTAGCAGCCATTCGTTTCAAGGGTGCCACTTACAGGAAGGACATTGGCCATCGGGGTATACGGCTTCTCAAACAGTCTCT GGGTCTGATATACAAAGAGAGATGTGTGGAAGCTGTAACCAatgatgttttgtttcatcAGCCAAAAAGATCAATTGTAAGTGGTACCAGATCAG GCAGTCATTCAGAAATAAGAGGCTTTGCTGGTTTCTTTGACTTAAAGGCATCTGGTTATGATGATCCCATCTTGGTATCTCAAACTAAAGGCCTTGGATCTAAACTGCAG GTTGCACAAGCGTGTAAGAGACATGACACCATAGGGCAGGACCTGGTTGCCGTGTGTGTCAATGACATCCTGGCTCAAGGAGCAGagcccctcttcttcctcacctATTTTGCCTGTGGCAAACTTGATGTCGATGTGACTCAGACAATCAAAGAAGGAATAGCTGAAGCATGCAGAAGTGCAGGATGCGCTTTCCTAG GCAGGGAGATGGCTGAGGTGACTGGCATGTATTCTTCTGGAGAGTATGACCTGGCTGGCTTTGTGGTTGGTGCAGTGGAGCGAGGGCAGATGCTTTtggggctgcagagggctgATGAGGAAGATGTATTTATTGGACTGGCCTCTTCTGCGATTCATGGCCGTGGCTTTAGCATCATAAGGAAGATACTCTTAATGTCCTCCTTACACTACTCCTCCCCAGCGCCTGGCAGCTGCGGTGACAAGACTCTAG GAGATATATTGCTGACCCCAGCAAAACCGTACAGTCCGTCTTTGCTGCCTGTTCTTCGCTCAGGGCACGTGAAGGCTTTTGCCTTTATTGCTGAGGAAGGGTTGCTGGAAGGCATCTCCAGAGTCCTGCCAGAACATGTCAGTGCTGTCCTGG atgcacTTAGTTGGAAGATTCCTGAAATCTTCTGCTGGCTTTACAAAGAGGGAAACCTCTCTGAGGAGGAGATGGCTTGGACATTTAATTGCGGGATTGGTGCGGTCTTGGTTGTGCAGAAGGAGCTGGCCCAGCATGTTCTCAAGGATGTACAGAGACATGAGGAAGCTTGGCTGATTGGGGAAGTTGTTGCCCCTTGTCACACAG GAGGTTCTCACATCAAAGTCAAGAATCTTCTTGAagctctgcagctcagcagcccccagcacctgcTGAATAACGCTGTTGTAGAGAGTCAACACCAGCCCAGAAGGAACAAAGTTAAAGTAGCTGTTCTCGTCTCTGGAACAG gcACAAATCTTGCTGCGCTCATCAGTTATGCCAAAGAACCAGGCAGTTGCGCTCAAGTTGTGCTTGTCATCTCCAACAAGTCTGGTGTGGAGGAGCTACGAAATGCAGCCCGTGCTGGGATTCCCACCAGG GTGATTGATCATAAGTTATATGGGAGTCGCTCTGAGTTTGACAGCACAATCGACCAAGTTCTTGAAGAATTTGCTGTTGAACTGATATGTCTTTCAGGATTTATGAGAATTCTGTCCAgtccttttctcagaaaatggaaag ttaaagctctctcagccttcctaCACTGA
- the LOC106043431 gene encoding trifunctional purine biosynthetic protein adenosine-3-like isoform X3: MADRVLVIGSGGREHALAWKLAQSPHVKQVFVAPGNAGTADNGKISNSAVLVSNHTIVTQFCKDHNIGLVLVGQEALLAAGIVDDLRAAGVRCFGPSAKAAQLASNTSFAKAFLDRHGIPTARWKAFTNPQEACRFIISTDFPARVVRARGPAARKEVTIAASKEEACRAVQEIMQDRMFGEMVVIEELLQGEELSCLCFTDGVTVASMPPAQAHKRLLDGDQGPNTGGMGAYCPVPQVPEVLLEKINDAILQHVVDSMRQEGAAYVGVLQTGLMLTKDGVKILNFKCQFGDPQCQVILPLLKNDFYEVIQATIDGKLCSFMPAWSENSTAVCVVMASPGYPGDYDKGMEVTGLLQAKELGLQVFHAGTTLKDGRVVTSGGRVLSITAVKEDLMKALGEANRGVAAIRFKGATYRKDIGHRGIRLLKQSLGLIYKERCVEAVTNDVLFHQPKRSIVSGTRSGKIRNNL; this comes from the exons ATGGCTGATCGGGTGCTTGTGATCGGCAGTGGAGGGAGAGAGCATGCGCTGGCCTGGAAGCTGGCCCAGTCCCCACATGTAAAACAAGTGTTTGTTGCTCCAGGAAATGCAGGAACAGCTGACAATGGAAAAATTTCCAATTCAg ctgtATTAGTGAGCAATCACACTATTGTTACCCAGTTCTGCAAAGATCATAATATTGGGCTTGTGCTAGTTGGACAAGAAGCTCTTCTGGCAGCTG GGATTGTCGATGACTTGCGAGCAGCTGGAGTTAGGTGTTTTGGACCATCTGCAAAAGCAGCCCAGCTAGCATCCAACACCAGCTTTGCCAAAGCCTTTCTGGATCGACACGGGATCCCAACAGCAAGATGGAAAGCCTTTACCAATCCCCAGGAAGCTTGTAGGTTTATTATCAG cacAGACTTTCCTGCACGAGTTGTACGGGCGAGGGGCCCTGCGGCTAGAAAAGAAGTGACTATTGCAGCCAGCAAGGAGGAAGCCTGCAGAGCTGTCCAAGAGATTATGCAG GACAGGATGTTTGGAGAGATGGTTGTCATTGAAGAACTTCTTCAAGGGGAAGAACTTTCT TGCCTGTGCTTCACGGATGGTGTCACTGTTGCCTCAATGCCTCCAGCCCAGGCCCACAAACGATTATTGGATGGCGACCAGGGCCCAAACACTGGAGGGATGGGAGCCTACTGCCCAGTTCCTCAG GTTCCAGAAGTTCTTCTAGAGAAAATCAATGATGCTATCCTTCAACATGTTGTTGATAGTATGAGACAAGAAGGAGCAGCATACGTAG GTGTGCTGCAGACAGGGTTAATGCTTACCAAAGACGGTGTgaaaattttaaactttaaatgtCAGTTTGGTGACCCTCAGTGCCAG GTAATTCTTCCACtgcttaaaaatgatttttatgaaGTGATTCAAGCAACAATTGATGGCAAACTCTGCAGCTTCATGCCAGCCTGGTCAGAAAACAGTACAGCTGTGTGTGTGGTCATGGCAAGTCCAGGATACCCAGGAGACTATGACAAAGGCATGGAAGTAACAG GGCTGCTTCAAGCCAAAGAGTTAGGGCTGCAGGTGTTCCATGCTGGCACAACGCTGAAGGACGGCAGAGTGGTTACAAGTGGTGGCAGAGTCCTCTCCATTACCGCTGTTAAGGAGGATCTGATGAAGGCACTGGGAGAAGCCAACAGGGGAGTAGCAGCCATTCGTTTCAAGGGTGCCACTTACAGGAAGGACATTGGCCATCGGGGTATACGGCTTCTCAAACAGTCTCT GGGTCTGATATACAAAGAGAGATGTGTGGAAGCTGTAACCAatgatgttttgtttcatcAGCCAAAAAGATCAATTGTAAGTGGTACCAGATCAGGTAAGATTAGGAACAATCTTTGA